In Aspergillus flavus chromosome 3, complete sequence, one genomic interval encodes:
- a CDS encoding guanine nucleotide binding protein (WD repeat-containing protein mip1) produces the protein MKDPNLIMEQKATMEPQETSGHAEPRKNTTKSVRVAFGPDLETHIPPRDKSPAPGPGHHRSFTTVERRHPPVTTPDRPTSSSAGEGPAVIDDNPRLTSDRASDSARPSTLKRAKSDYGPRLGFEKSPGEDEEDFAMRHGWQEEYTSSEYLKILHSNFYMYFTEKRHETNGMPRDPVGSWPSQDWRMKDRLKTVSAALAICLNIGVDPPDVVKTNPTAKLECWVDPTSTTGGGQTKIMEQIGKKLQEQYETLSLRTRYKQYLDPSVDETKKFCISLRRNAKDERVLFHYNGHGVPLPTQSGEIWVFNKNYTQYIPVSLYDLQSWLAGPSLFVFDVSHAGNIVQNFHTFVEKHEKENIEAKKRDPNVITQNYGDCIILAACQKSESLPTNPDLPADLFTCCLTTPIEIALRYFILQNPLQSNISIDDFRVPGRLQDRRSPLGELNWIFTAITDTIAWNTLPRALFKKLFRQDLMVAALFRNFLLSERIMRTYKCHPISSPELPETHHHPLWKSWDLAVEMVLAQLPALIDHEEGRRQYEYQHSTFFAEQLTAFEVYLSSGPTEKTPPDQLPIVLQVLLSQAHRLRALILLSKFLDLGPWAVHLALSIGIFPYVVKLLQSAAQELKPVMVFIWARIMAVDHTVQNDLLKDNGIHYFISILNPSSPIPVGNASEHRAMCAFIVSIFCKNYPQGQNVCLSAELFDSCLRHLMDVENPLLRQWSCLCISMLWSDFPEAKWMGIRCAAPARLCELNFDPVPEVRAAMLHAVTTFLGIPDLTDQVAQIEESLAMAVLPMASDGSVLVRKELLVFFSTFVRRYQNKFLVAAYDELQDEKQSLLSKVEQATPRGHSFEDAPNGSANGSLSSYKTQKLSRNSTFGTIWKQLLILSVDPHPDIAQDAATIVDYIHLSLVQSPMASLTEKIRQEIMDLSNSLSQKTQIRERLESKKTAPPPAPPSVAPPKQEGYLSLSLKRTASVAASLKNLAFGGSLTEPQSPQLSASDKSRMPMTPRGRAPPEWTRPPEVNDQVAPATAYHQAPTPTSRGFEPKASSTPPTVPLMSRFLDWSTEVIPESLALICKQYNKDYKQFLTHIQYFREPQMKPNEPDEPGSADYNERLWRRSRNERIITETQPLKSKAGSSRWDTSIALLSNSSQPMKMCFHQFEDHIAVADDKDTIAIWDWQSHKRLNRFSNGNPPGSKINEVRYINEDDQALLLTGSSDGVLKIFRNYESARDVEIVTAFRALPELIPSNRNAGLVLDWQQGQGKALVAGDVKVIRVWNAATEVCTNDIPARSGSCITSLTSDQVAGNIFVAGFGDGAVRVFDQRIKPTTSMVKVWREHKQWITNVHMQRGGLRELVSGSRNGEIRLWDLRMDNPISTLYATKDTLRTLSVHEHAPVFMVGTNRHEVKTFNVDGTFLSTFEPYSSFLHHNRSSPIASTAFHPHRTVLACAALNDNHINLVSC, from the exons ATGAAGGATCCCAATTTGATTATGGAACAGAAAGCCACTATGGAGCCCCAAGAAACCAGCGGTCATGCTGAACCCCGAAAgaacaccaccaaatccGTCCGCGTGGCCTTCGGTCCGGACCTGGAAACGCATATCCCTCCTCGCGATAAGTCACCCGCGCCTGGGCCAGGACACCACAGATCGTTTACTACCGTGGAGCGGAGACACCCCCCTGTAACCACCCCTGACAGACCGACGAGTTCCTCGGCAGGTGAAGGCCCAGCCGTCATAGATGATAACCCTCGGTTAACATCTGATCGGGCATCGGATTCAGCACGGCCGTCGACATTGAAGCGGGCTAAAAGCGACTATGGACCAAGACTGGGGTTTGAAAAGTCTcctggagaggatgaagaggacttTGCCATGCGCCATGGATGGCAGGAAGAGTACACTTCGAGCGAATACCTTAAAATCTTACACTCG AATTTTTACATGTATTTCACGGAAAAACGCCATGAGACAAACGGCATGCCGAGAGATCCCGTGGGAAGCTGGCCCAGCCAGGACTGGCGTATGAAGGACCGTTTGAAAACCGTTTCTGCGGCCTTGGCTATATGCTTGAACATCGGTGTTGATCCCCCGGATGTGGTCAAGACGAACCCTACGGCTAAGCTCGAATGCTGGGTTGACCCAACATCGACTACTGGGGGCGGGCAGACCAAGATCATGGAGCAGATTGGAAAAAAGCTACAGGAACAATATGAAACACTTAGCCTAAGAACTAGGTACAAGCAGTATCTCGACCCATCTGTTGATGAGACGAAAAAGTTTTGCATATCTCTACGTCGTAACGCCAAAGACGAGAGAGTTCTTTTCCATTATAACGGCCATGGTGTCCCTTTACCCACCCAGTCTGGTGAAATATGGGTCTTCAACAAAAATTATACTCAGTACATCCCGGTGTCCTTGTATGATTTGCAGTCCTGGCTTGCAGGCCCCAGCCTTTTCGTTTTTGACGTATCACATGCTGGGAATATTGTCCAGAATTTTCACACCTTTGTCGAGAAAcatgaaaaagagaatatcgaAGCAAAGAAGCGGGACCCTAATGTGATCACCCAAAACTATGGGGATTGCATAATCCTCGCCGCGTGCCAGAAGAGCGAGTCGCTTCCAACCAACCCTGACCTCCCCGCAGATCTTTTCACTTGTTGTTTGACGACGCCCATCGAGATCGCTCTGAGATACTTCATCCTCCAGAATCCTCTGCAGAGTAACATCTCCATTGATGATTTCCGAGTCCCGGGTCGTTTGCAGGACCGCAGGAGCCCCCTTGGAGAACTAAACTGGATTTTCACTGCTATTACGGACACGATCGCGTGGAATACCTTGCCCCGAGCTCTCTTTAAGAAGCTCTTCCGTCAAGATTTAATGGTAGCGGCCCTTTTTAGAAATTTCCTCCTTAGCGAACGGATCATGCGCACATACAAGTGCCATCCAATATCGTCACCTGAACTGCCAGAGACACACCATCATCCTCTGTGGAAAAGCTGGGATCTAGCCGTTGAAATGGTTTTGGCTCAGCTTCCTGCGCTCATTGatcatgaagaaggtcgtAGACAATATGAATACCAACACTCTACCTTTTTCGCTGAGCAGCTTACTGCTTTTGAGGTGTACTTGTCATCTGGACCCACAGAGAAAACCCCGCCGGATCAGCTACCTATTGTCCTGCAAGTCCTTTTGAGTCAGGCTCACCGATTGAGGGCCCTGATTTTACTCAGTAAGTTCCTGGACTTGGGACCCTGGGCCGTCCATCTGGCTTTGAGCATAGGTATCTTCCCTTACGTCGTCAAGCTCCTACAGTCGGCAGCTCAGGAGCTGAAGCCTGTTATGGTTTTCATATGGGCAAGAATCATGGCGGTGGACCATACAGTCCAGAATGATCTGCTGAAGGACAACGGAATCCACTACTTCATTTCTATTCTCAACCCGTCATCACCCATACCCGTCGGAAACGCTAGCGAACATCGGGCCATGTGTGCATTCATTGTGTCGATATTTTGCAAAAATTATCCCCAAGGCCAGAATGTGTGTCTCTCAGCAGAACTCTTTGACTCTTGCTTGAGGCATCTGATGGATGTTGAGAATCCTTTACTGCGCCAATGGTCATGTCTTTGCATTAGCATGCTTTGGTCTGATTTCCCTGAGGCAAAGTGGATGGGGATTCGATGCGCGGCACCTGCAAGACTCTGCGAGCTCAATTTTGATCCTGTCCCGGAGGTCCGAGCCGCAATGTTACATGCCGTGACGACATTCTTGGGTATCCCCGATTTGACAGATCAAGTGGCACAGATCGAAGAATCCTTAGCCATGGCCGTGTTACCAATGGCATCCGATGGTAGTGTACTCGTTCGAAAAGAACTTCTGGTATTCTTCTCGACTTTCGTGAGACGCTATCAAAACAAGTTCCTAGTTGCCGCATATGACGAGCTTCAGGATGAGAAGCAGAGCCTTCTCTCCAAAGTCGAGCAAGCGACACCTAGAGGTCATTCCTTTGAGGATGCACCGAATGGCTCCGCAAATGGCTCGCTTTCGAGCTACAAGACACAGAAGCTCTCTCGTAATTCTACTTTTGGCACCATTTGGAAACAGCTCCTTATCCTGTCTGTTGACCCACATCCTGACATCGCACAGGATGCAGCTACAATTGTTGATTACATTCATTTGTCCCTTGTGCAATCCCCCATGGCATCGCTAACTGAAAAAATTCGGCAAGAAATAATGGACCTCTCAAACAGCTTGTCACAGAAGACGCAGATCCGGGAAAGACTagagtcgaagaagactGCACCACCGCCGGCTCCTCCGTCGGTTGCTCCACCAAAACAGGAAGGCTATCTTTCTCTGAGTTTAAAGCGGACTGCTAGTGTCGCGGCGTCCCTAAAAAACCTTGCCTTTGGAGGTTCATTAACAGAGCCGCAATCGCCGCAACTTTCAGCCTCTGATAAGAGTCGCATGCCCATGACGCCACGAGGACGAGCCCCTCCGGAATGGACCCGGCCCCCCGAAGTGAACGACCAAGTTGCCCCTGCGACAGCCTACCACCAagctccaaccccaacatccCGCGGCTTCGAACCCAAGGCATCATCAACCCCCCCGACCGTCCCCTTGATGAGCAGGTTCCTAGACTGGTCCACAGAGGTAATCCCTGAATCTCTCGCTTTAATATGCAAGCAATACAACAAAGATTATAAACAGTTTCTCACCCATATTCAGTATTTCCGGGAGCCCCAGATGAAACCCAATGAGCCCGATGAACCCGGTAGCGCGGACTACAACGAACgcctttggagaagaagccgtAACGAAAGGATCATCACAGAGACGCAGCCCCTCAAGAGTAAAGCTGGCAGCAGCCGATGGGATACTTCAATAGCCCTACTCTCTAACAGCAGCCAGCCCATGAAGATGTGCTTTCACCAGTTCGAGGATCATATCGCCGTTGCGGATGACAAAGATACTATTGC GATCTGGGACTGGCAAAGCCACAAACGTCTCAATCGGTTTTCTAACGGAAATCCACCAGGGTCAAAGATCAACGAAGTCCGTTACATTAACGAAGATGATCAAGCACTTTTATTGACAGGTTCTTCTGATGGAGTTTTGAAGATTTTCAGGAATTACGAGTCCGCACGGGATGTCGAGATCGTGACGGCTTTTAGAGCTCTGCCAGAGCTTATTCCTAGTAACCGAAACGCTGGGCTTGTTCTCGACTGGCAACAGGGCCAGGGTAAGGCGCTAGTCGCAGGAGATGTGAAAGTCATACGAGTATGGAATGCTGCAACTGAAGTTTGCACCAAT GACATCCCTGCTCGCTCAGGATCGTGCATCACTTCCCTAACTTCCGATCAAGTTGCGGGTAACATCTTCGTAGCTGGATTCGGTGATGGGGCAGTCAGAGTATTCGATCAACGCATCAAGCCCACGACTTCCATGGTCAAAGTATGGCGCGAGCACAAACAGTGGATTACCAATGTCCACATGCAACGGGGTGGCCTAAGAGAGCTGGTGTCTGGTAGTCGGAACGGTGAGATTCGACTTTGGGATCTTCGGATGGATAATCCAATTTCGACGCTGTACGCCACTAAAGATACCTTGCGAACGTTGAGCGTTCATGAACACGCTCCAGTATTCATGGT CGGCACCAACCGCCATGAAGTCAAGACATTCAACGTTGACGGCACCTTTCTGTCGACGTTCGAGCCTTACTCGAGTTTCCTCCATCACAACCGCTCTTCTCCGATCGCAAGCACCGCATTCCATCCTCACCGCACGGTTCTCGCCTGTGCTGCTCTTAATGATAATCATATCAATCTGGTTTCCTGCTAG
- a CDS encoding putative phosphatase yihX, which translates to MCTTFKAAIFDMGGVLFTWNPIVDTQVSLKDLGTIINSETWEQFERGKIEPDDCYHQLGSQIGLPGSEIAATFRQTTGCLRPDARMTSLLRELKDQGVAVYMMTNIPAPDFHQLREMHYEWDLFDGIFASALEGMRKPDLEFYEHVLKQIDTSAAETIFVDDKLENVIAAQAVGMVGLHLTDSLATCMELRQLVGC; encoded by the coding sequence ATGTGCACTACCTTCAAGGCCGCCATATTCGATATGGGAGGAGTCCTTTTCACTTGGAACCCGATCGTCGACACGCAAGTATCCCTCAAGGATCTCGGAACCATAATCAACAGCGAGACCTGGGAGCAGTTTGAACGTGGAAAGATCGAGCCGGACGATTGTTATCACCAACTGGGATCTCAGATTGGGCTACCTGGATCGGAGATCGCCGCGACATTTCGGCAGACCACAGGTTGCCTGCGGCCAGATGCAAGAATGACCTCCTTGCTTCGGGAGCTCAAGGATCAGGGAGTGGCGGTCTACATGATGACCAATATCCCAGCTCCAGATTTCCACCAGCTACGGGAGATGCACTACGAGTGGGACTTGTTCGATGGCATCTTTGCGTCCGCGCTAGAGGGGATGCGAAAACCGGACCTTGAGTTTTATGAACATGTGTTGAAGCAGATTGATACCTCGGCGGCTGAAACCATCTTTGTCGACGATAAGCTGGAGAATGTGATTGCTGCTCAAGCTGTTGGGATGGTAGGGCTGCATCTTACGGATTCATTGGCAACCTGTATGGAGTTACGACAGCTGGTTGGCTGCTAG
- a CDS encoding putative oxidoreductase, which yields MMLSSKSSICVGADGGWAPVSHLPYLQSSSKYTITAVCNSSLESGNKAISTYNLKSAKAYDAVESMCYSDTVDLVVCVVVFFTHYKFVKPAIERGKDVYVEWPLCTTTEASKELAQLTKEKGVKTIIGVQSRVGHVHSTLQELLDSGRTGRVLASHIVGSSTTPETGDRLDKRYLYFKERHTEGMKA from the coding sequence ATGATGTTGTCCTCAAAGTCCTCGATCTGTGTTGGCGCCGATGGCGGCTGGGCACCGGTCTCTCACCTCCCATATCTCCAGAGCTCCTCAAAATATACCATTACGGCCGTGTGCAACTCCTCCCTTGAAAGCGGTAACAAGGCTATTAGCACATACAATCTCAAGTCAGCCAAAGCCTACGACGCAGTGGAGTCAATGTGCTACTCCGATACTGTCGATCTAGTCGTGTGCGTCGTCGTCTTTTTCACACACTACAAGTTCGTCAAACCTGCCATTGAGCGAGGTAAAGACGTCTATGTCGAGTGGCCTCTGTGCACAACAACCGAGGCGTCGAAAGAACTGGCCCAATTGACCAAGGAAAAGGGTGTGAAGACCATCATTGGCGTCCAATCCCGCGTTGGCCATGTCCACTCCACATTGCAAGAGTTGCTCGACAGTGGTCGGACTGGTCGTGTTCTAGCTTCGCATATTGTTGGCAGCTCTACTACCCCCGAGACGGGTGATCGTCTGGACAAGCGCTACCTGTACTTTAAAGAACGACATACCGAGGGTATGAAGGCTTAG
- a CDS encoding putative abscisic acid and environmental stress-inducible protein produces MSHLLHKVKDAVTGHHHDSKDPPINMGPIPATTDLTNMDRRRARGSYGSSTNTYGSQTGQGTYGSETTNYGKLNPGNYRSGAGESGSHPAAGNYGSGAGEYGPHPNVRNYETNAGGYGSHHGTGHYGAGTGDFGSQAGTGSYGGYGSGPGRYSLGTNSYGSPGGAPGGSSYNTPGSGIGRHSEGAYGHEPSKLGSPTLESENRYPAGGAQRSQW; encoded by the exons ATGTCGCATCTCCTTCACAAGGTTAAAGATGCTGTGACCGGCCATCACCACGATTCCAAGG ACCCACCAATAAATATGGGTCCAATACCGGCGACTACGGATCTCACGAATATGGATCGAAGACGGGCGCGGGGAAGCTATGGCTCCAGCACCAATACATACGGATCTCAAACTGGCCAGGGCACCTACGGATCTGAAACTACTAATTACGGCAAGCTTAACCCAGGCAATTATCGGTCTGGTGCTGGTGAGTCTGGTTCCCATCCAGCTGCGGGTAACTATGGGTCTGGCGCTGGAGAGTATGGCCCCCACCCTAATGTTCGCAATTATGAAACGAACGCTGGGGGATATGGCTCTCATCATGGTACGGGTCATTATGGAGCAGGGACCGGTGATTTTGGCTCTCAGGCAGGAACTGGCAGCTATGGTGGCTATGGATCTGGCCCTGGCCGTTATAGTTTGGGCACGAACTCTTATGGTTCCCCTGGTGGTGCACCAGGAGGCAGCAGCTACAACACGCCTGGTTCCGGCATTGGCCGGCACAGTGAAGGTGCTTATGGTCATGAGCCAAGTAAACTGGGCTCTCCTACCCTTGAGTCAGAGAACCGATACCCTGCAGGCGGTGCACAGCGTAGCCAATGGTAA
- a CDS encoding PA and RING finger domain protein yields the protein MRPPRLIFLVFCFIFFPIFLTLFSVLTSSSRVTTPSSFAGRATGLHALFSFNIPSSLFPPSAIISLTDDNSTFFLARPAAFGPLLPDKGLSGQLWIGSGFGDRTTAGAEGELGCSDIPGWGEGDGHRQDIPAASDALLGKPVPGGADPATSNIHRTDPKPDIDSQASPNDGVVTPSTNDGTDDHLHHPLPESKVAESGVSEQRGDSHQNRQTEHADIQSLQESAEITGKVVLLSRGGCGFLEKVKWVQRRGGIALIVGDDTRGGSLITMYARGDTSNVTIPALFTSYTTAHLLSSLVPPQARGDSSADDAPGPRHTKLFGQSTTEYQEIVPSTTSAAAVSPTSTRYAASSGGKSTTATRKAGFIQSLVSLLGIGRNSGRLPEDSQRPPSSGNIDWVLKDPWDDMEMSEDGTDRVHNRAKADSGAGERKKSDVSSQEADGDGFVIGVQDWRDPDLLVPISSSIPLPSSVPESDASKTQTTGKGSRPTGASLKGGSITPGSGEYRTLDKSKSSKAELHSSNHKSLTSDTQGYAKQSKGWFARHFSWTKRGEKDSSRPVRRDHIEDRKLHGAAAVQGLQNTGQLEHEGLWVTLTPTSMSTSPFFDTLLILVVSPLLTLTAVYALLLLRSRIRRRRWRAPKSLVDRLPVRTYHTINTSSSSTSSSSRSSSPGPVSPTSPLLGSRNRSGHRRSQETAEATVDLKSPKMKSSKKEKAGSSSALWRRKYTGRQVECVVCLEEYVDGQSRVMSLPCGHEFHAECITPWLTTRRRTCPICKGDVVRSMSQNKAAETREPAESIDHTYPHELDSHPNASSAPVPITNNGEDEVSDLERRGGSDAGLLERHSSSAPPPNWRNFAALSFSALSGDTIWHQGRTDRER from the exons ATGCGACCGCCACGTCTgatctttcttgttttctgtttcatcttctttccgatcttcctcactctcttttctgttcttACATCATCGTCTCGTGTGACCACCCCCAGTTCGTTCGCTGGTCGAGCGACGGGACTTCATGcgctcttttccttcaacATACCCTCGTCACTGTTCCCACCGTCTGCTATCATCAGCCTGACCGATGATAACTCGACATTCTTCCTGGCCCGGCCCGCAGCGTTTGGCCCGCTCCTTCCTGACAAGGGGCTCAGCGGTCAGCTATGGATCGGCAGCGGATTTGGAGATAGAACCACTGCCGGAGCGGAAGGCGAATTAGGGTGTTCAGATATTCCAGGGTGGGGTGAGGGCGACGGCCACAGGCAGGATATACCCGCGGCGTCGGATGCCCTGCTCGGGAAGCCTGTGCCTGGTGGAGCTGACCCGGCGACTTCGAATATCCATCGTACGGATCCTAAGCCAGACATCGACTCACAAGCCAGCCCAAATGACGGTGTGGTGACACCGTCGACGAACGATGGCACGGATGACCACCTGCACCACCCACTCCCCGAATCTAAAGTAGCGGAGTCGGGTGTCTCGGAGCAGCGCGGGGATAGCCACCAGAACAGGCAAACTGAGCATGCCGATATACAATCGTTACAAGAGAGCGCCGAGATCACTGGTAAGGTTGTCCTATTGAGTCGGGGTGGCTGCGGCTTCTTGGAGAAGGTCAAATGGGTCCAAAGGCGGGGAGGAATCGCGTTGATTGTTGGAGATGATACCCGAGGAGGCAGCCTTATCACCATGTACGCGCGAGGTGACACATCCAACGTGACAATTCCGGCTCTCTTCACCTCGTATACCACGGCGCATTTGCTCTCATCGCTTGTTCCTCCGCAGGCCCGGGGAGATTCGAGCGCAGATGATGCTCCCGGACCACGCCACACAAAGCTTTTCGGTCAGAGCACGACTGAATACCAGGAGATAGTGCCTTCGACGACATCCGCCGCGGCTGTGTCGCCAACTTCCACACGATATGCCGCATCATCTGGCGGAAAATCGACCACGGCGACCCGCAAAGCAGGCTTCATTCAGAGTCTTGTGTCTCTGTTAGGAATAGGGAGGAACAGCGGACGCTTGCCAGAGGATAGCCAACGACCTCCCAGTAGTGGAAACATTGATTGGGTTCTAAAAGATCCCTGGGATGATATGGAGATGTCCGAGGATGGCACCGACCGTGTCCACAACCGGGCAAAAGCCGATAGCGGTGCTGGTGAACGCAAGAAATCTGATGTTTCTTCACAAGAGGCCGACGGTGATGGGTTTGTGATTGGCGTTCAGGATTGGCGCGACCCAGACCTTTTAGTCCCGATCAGCAGTTCCATCCCACTCCCGAGCAGTGTCCCGGAGTCGGACGCTAGCAAAACCCAGACTACCGGGAAAGGCTCACGCCCCACAGGTGCGTCACTCAAGGGTGGTAGCATAACTCCAGGAAGCGGCGAGTATCGTACACTAGATAAGTCAAAGAGTAGCAAAGCAGAGTTGCACAGTTCCAATCACAAGAGCTTGACGAGTGACACTCAAGGATACGCTAAGCAGAGCAAGGGATGGTTTGCAAGACATTTTTCTTGGACGAAGCGTGGCGAGAAGGACTCGAGTCGTCCTGTCAGGCGAGATCATATCGAAGACCGAAAGTTGCATGGTGCAGCTGCAGTCCAGGGCCTCCAAAACACTGGACAGCTCGAGCACGAGGGTTTATGGGTTACGTTGACACCGACAAGCATGTCCACTAGTCCGTTCTTCGATACACTTCTGATACTCGTCGTGAGCCCCCTGCTTACACTGACGGCGGTTTATGCTCTTTTGCTGTTGCGCTCTCGCATCCGTCGACGACGTTGGCGAGCCCCCAAATCTCTTGTTGACCGCCTTCCCGTAAGAACCTACCACACAATCAACACATCTTCGTCCTCAACATCGAGCTCGTCCCGGTCCTCTAGTCCTGGTCCGGTCTCACCAACTTCGCCCCTGCTGGGCTCTCGAAACCGGTCGGGACACCGTCGCTCGCAGGAAACAGCAGAGGCCACGGTAGACCTGAAGAGCCCCAAAATGAAGTCatccaagaaagagaaggctGGCTCGTCATCCGCGCTTTGGAGACGCAAATATACTGGCCGGCAGGTGGAGTGCGTTGTCTGCCTCGAAGAATACGTGGACGGACAGAGCAGGGTGATGAGCTTGCCCTGTGGGCATGAGTTCCATGCGGAGTGCAT TACCCCGTGGCTGACAACTCGTCGGCGAACCTGTCCCATCTGCAAAGGGGATGTCGTTCGGTCAATGTCCCAGAATAAGGCCGCTGAAACACGCGAACCTGCGGAGTCGATCGACCACACCTACCCTCATGAACTAGATTCACATCCCAACGCGTCGTCTGCTCCAGTCCCAATTACGAACAacggtgaagatgaagtgtCGGACCTCGAACGCCGCGGTGGCTCAGATGCTGGTCTGCTTGAGCGGCACTCATCTTCGGCGCCCCCGCCGAACTGGAGAAACTTCGCCGCACTTAGCTTCTCGGCCCTCAGCGGCGATACTATCTGGCATCAAGGCCGGACTGATCGCGAGCGATAA
- a CDS encoding ketopantoate reductase PanE/ApbA C terminal-domain-containing protein yields the protein MQTKETQWVHTMSPRIHIIGLGSVGVIVANALASLRQRPDLTLMFHRRLSCEGQLSLTVNGIYNNVRSGFDVEEFHDGHWKRLPGQSGRRRPSSYDDPHVSPIDTLIVAVKANYTRSVLNTVKHRLSRNSTILFLQNGMGILEEVDESVFPDPEQRPHYMIGINTNGTSRTGQLSAHHTSLGEMPFGMAPRLSSPELSHGQWHQDPRLIRSARPMIDALSNSPNLNARLVSVEDVLHLQLKKLAINAVLNPLTALLECKIGMLYSSQQPWIRRLIELMLEEISAVLRALPLPFQTSLDLEAEFAAKQLTSMVEAFARRLPQHSSSMMQDVGKGSETEIAYLNGFLIRLGMQMGINCPVNNYIMQAVLEKQESQRYGGDKQRASTHQQRKAQPL from the coding sequence ATGCAGACGAAAGAAACCCAGTGGGTGCACACTATGTCGCCCCGTATCCACATCATAGGGCTCGGAAGTGTTGGTGTGATAGTTGCCAATGCTCTTGCTAGTCTTCGACAGCGACCCGACCTCACTCTGATGTTCCACCGACGGCTTAGTTGTGAAGGTCAGCTCAGCCTGACAGTGAACGGGATATACAATAATGTCCGCAGTGGGTTTGATGTGGAAGAGTTCCATGATGGTCACTGGAAAAGGCTCCCTGGACAATCGGGAAGAAGGCGACCGTCGTCATACGATGACCCTCACGTATCTCCAATTGACACCCTCATTGTTGCAGTCAAGGCAAACTACACCCGATCTGTTTTGAACACCGTCAAGCATCGGCTATCCAGAAACAGCACGATTTTGTTCTTGCAGAACGGTATGGGCATTCTAGAGGAGGTTGACGAAAGCGTCTTTCCCGATCCAGAGCAACGGCCACATTATATGATTGGCATCAACACAAATGGAACTTCCCGTACGGGCCAGTTGTCTGCACATCATACGAGCTTGGGTGAAATGCCCTTCGGCATGGCTCCCAGGCTCTCTTCTCCCGAACTGAGCCATGGCCAGTGGCACCAAGACCCGCGGCTCATTCGTTCTGCCCGACCCATGATTGATGCTCTGTCCAACAGCCCGAATCTGAATGCCCGGCTTGTGAGTGTTGAGGATGTTCTCCATCTGCAGTTGAAGAAATTGGCGATAAATGCGGTCTTGAATCCACTCACTGCTTTGTTGGAATGCAAAATCGGCATGTTATATTCTTCACAACAGCCATGGATCCGAAGGCTGATTGAGCTTATGCTGGAGGAGATATCAGCGGTACTAAGGGCACTTCCACTACCGTTCCAGACGAGCCTTGACTTGGAAGCCGAGTTTGCAGCGAAACAGTTAACCTCAATGGTTGAAGCCTTTGCTCGACGCCTCCCACAACACAGCTCATCCATGATGCAGGATGTAGGCAAGGGATCTGAAACCGAGATTGCATACCTAAATGGGTTTCTGATCAGATTGGGGATGCAAATGGGGATAAATTGTCCCGTCAACAATTATATCATGCAAGCAGTGCTGGAGAAACAAGAATCGCAACGCTACGGTGGTGACAAACAACGAGCCAGCACCCATCAGCAAAGGAAAGCTCAACCACTCTGA